The Bacteroidota bacterium genome includes the window CGAAGTGAATGAGTCGGCGATTCTGTTCTATTGCCTCAAAAGGAAATTCGTATTCAGGAAATTCCTTATATAAAATATGCAGCTTTTGCTCAAACTCCGAATCGATATCTGCATAAAGATGGTCCAGATAGTTGAGCGAAGACACACGTTTGAGTGTCTCCAAATATGCTTTTTTGAACAAGGGATCTTCGAGTGCAAGCAGTATAAGATGTTGTTTGTATTCAACTTGATCGCTATCAATCATGTTAACTGATAGCAGCTTGACAGGGGTGCCGGCCAGCCCGTCAAATCCTATGGGCTCCAGACGCGTTGTTACCGGGTTGTAGTAGAACCGCATATTATTCCAGATGGCACTGTGCTGTGCACCCATCAGCTCAGAAATGGCTACATACGCAGCAAGATGGTCTATATCAAAAACTTCGTTGGTAGCTTTTTTGCCAGTCCGAAAAGCTTCGAGTAAAGAAATAGCTTTAATGAAGTTTCGGTGGTAGGTAGAGTCTGCTGCCATGGCGTTTGATTCAAACGCATCAATGGCTACGGATCTGAAAGAAGCACTTGAAAGTGGAATTGTTTGCGGGAAGCTCAATAGATCATCCAACTGATCCCAGATGACATCCTCATCCATGCGAATGATTGGCCCCTCTCTTCTCTTGTTATGCTCAACGAGTATTTTGTTGAAATGCTCTTCAATGGCAAAAATCCCAAGGTTTTTGCCATTTACTGAAAGCTCCGCGAAATCATAGCGAAGAGATAATACATCTTCACGTTTTAACGCTTGATGGTAAACCCATTCCGCAAGGAAATTTCTGGTTTTTGGATGTTGGATCGAAAAAACGCGCAGGCCCTCTACAGAGGCATCGTTTTTAACTTTGACGCGGTACGACCATTTTTCGCCCTCGAGGTGATCGAGCCAATCACCTTTGAGTCTGAGTTTTACATCATATGATGCTTGATTGCGGCGAAGCGTAGCCGGTACATAATCATCGTCTGTTGTCATGAGCCGGCCCATGATCAAAGCCACTTCCCGCTTGTAAGCTAACTTCTGAAAGTTTTTGTGATTGATGTCCAGTTGAATAAGATCCGGCTGGGAAAAGAATCCCTTTATCCGATTGGGAAACTTGGTGACGAGTTGTTTGCTGCTTTCAAGGGTAGATTTTGCACGAAACAAATTTGCTTCAGCGATCAGTAGACCAATGAAAAAAATGAAGACAGAATACAGGAGCAGAGCCATACCAGAGAGCCAGGCAGTTCCCATCAGTTTGCTACGCATGAGTTTCTCAATCACCGTAGTCTTTGAAGAGCCGTGGTGTTTTTTGAGTATCAATGTAAACCCTCCAGCCCCGTATTGTTGAGCAAGGCTATATGCAAAGAATCGTTCAGCTCATATAAAGAGGCTTTGGCTTGCTCAAGCTGTGCCATATTGTTGAAGCTTACAGAGAATGCCGCTTCGATCTGATCTTTGTCTTCGTCCAATCTTTTCAACTCCAGTGCAGCGCAATTTGCCTGAAGTGCGTTGACAAGATCCCTGAACGGAACGCTTGATTGCCCATTGCCAGAGACGGTTAAGTACAGGTTGGCCGGCGCATCTTGTCTGCGCGTTCGATTGCTGATCCATAAAATCGTCAATATCATGGCAAAAGCGACCAGTGTAATGACCCGCTGATCTGCTCCAAATCCCAGGCCCAATCCGATCACGAGAAAGAGATATGCCAATTCTTCTGGCTCCTTGATTGCTGACCGAAAGCGTACAATCGATAATGCGCCAACGAGACCCAGTGAGAGTGCCAACGACGCTTTTACAATGCTGATAATGAGCATTGTTGTCATGGCAATAAGGATGAAGTTGCCTGAAAACTGTTTTCTATTGGACAGAGATTTGCCAAACCTGACGTAGAATCTCGCCAGGAGGGTAGCCAGTACGGCAGTCAGTATTAAGTTGAGTGCAAAGCCCCAGGTTGGGATTTGTATGCTTTGCGTGGCTAGAAATTCTTCCAGCGATGGTACTTGATCAGGCATATAGAAATGAACGTAGGCGAAAAAGGGAAGCCATGACTTAAAGGTTGCGCAAGCGTGCCTTGATTGAAAGCATCAATGATCTGCTAAAAAATCTCAGACAAATCGAGCATAGCAGACATCGCAGTTGGGCTGGATTAATGATTAATCTGCTTGTTGGATTGACTGCTTATGCATACCAATCCTAAAGCCTGCGCTCGACATCCAAAGAGGGCAAAGAAAAATGCTCCCTTTGGTCATCGCTTAAACCGAATTGACGTTAATTACTCTACGTCGTTTTCCGACGCAATAGAAGGGTCAACCAGGCGAATCTGGTGCTGCCCGGGCGGCAAAGCATCGACAACAACAAGCAGCGTTGCAGGGTCGCGCTTGGACCACACATCGAGATTGTCCGCTTCTACCTCAAGAATCCGGTGCGCGCCGGCATCAAAGGCAAAATCCAGACTCAATCCCTCCACAGTCTCTTCCCCCAGGTTATGCAGTGTAATGGCATATCCATCGTGCGCAACGCTGTCTATAGCTGCAATCACGTTTTTGCGCGCTGTCCACCACGATGACAAATCACCAAGCGTTGCAATCCATGTATTTTGCGTGCGCACATACCGTGCAAATGACTCAAGTACACGAGCACGTTGCTGGGTAAGCCCCATCGTCTCGGGTTCAAACGCAAAAAGAAACAACCCTTCAGCTGTATGCTGATTCAGGAAATTCTCCTCAAGCTTGTTTCTCCATTGCTCACGAATATCTTCATGCCCCTGAAGGCCACTGCGGTCATCCAGTGCATATGAAAACAACGACGGATACAGCGTGACCACCTCATCCTGATCCGACACGATGGGCGCAAGATCAACCGTTGTATTGCCTTCCTCAACCTCTTCATTTTCATCCAGAACAACATCCCGGTAATCCAATTCATCTTCCCACCGAACAAAAGCCGGCACATTGAGGGTGCGGGCATCCGACAGCATGTAATCCAGTTCAAGATCGACCATGACGCGCAGTGTATTCGGGTCGTAAAATCCTCCCGGCGGATAGAAGCCCCGCACATCGCCACCCAGCTTGCCCAGTTTGTCTTTTGACAGGCGTACCCGGTTTTTTTGGAGGTCCAGTGGTTGTTTTGCCAGCATGGCATCCGTGTCAGAAGTCAACGCGAGCTCACCCTGTGCTACTGCGCGGTCTATTACATCCGGATGATCATCAGCCTGACTCGTCACGATAAAATATGTACCTTTCACCTTGGCTTCTTCCAGCGCGTTGAGCACCAGATCCATTCCTAATCGATACGTGTAAGGCTGGTATCCCAGGGTCGGTAATACGGCAAAACTTGCAGCAGAAGTAAAACCATGCGGCCAGCGCCTCACAGAGAGCGTTGGTACGCGGGCGACATGCGCCATCGCATTGAGCACGAGACCCTGATACGCGGCCTGTTGTTCTTCATCGAGCGAAACATCTTGAGGATTAAAGCCCATCCACACAAATCGACCTTCTCCGTACATCCCACGCAACAACAATGTCGAAGCCTCCAGGGCTTGCTCGATCAATCGAACATCCAGTCGCTGGTAGGTGACGAGGGGACCCATTGAAGTGCTTTCAAGCGGGATTACCGCAGTACCCAACGCCGGCCTTTTGATATTCAATTGGTATCCGGGCGCTATGCCGTTGGTTGGCGGATGCCCACCCTTGATGGTTTGCAACAAACCATTGAGCGAATCGGGCAGATCTATGGAAGGTTCTGCGCCAAAAATCTCTTTAAAATACCGGTCGTTTTGTAACACACCGCGCTCATCCAAAAAAGCCACGCGTCCAGAGGCGATCAACCCGCCGCCGGCTTGCAAATAGCTGCGCAGCGCATCCTGGTCGCGCTCGGAAAGCACCTCAGCATTTGGCATAATAAGCAAGCGAATGCCGGCACTGAGATTACGTGCTAGAGACGAATCTTCCAATACCACATAAGGCAGGTCCATCCCGATCAGGAAATGCTCCCAAAGCCGTACTGATTTGTCAACAGTTGATGTGAGCAGTGGATTGAGGCGAGCGGTACCGGTAGCGTAGAAAAGTCCAATTTGCGGTTGCTCCCCTTCGCGTAAAGCATCCAGTCGCGTGAAAGTCGCGGGAGAAGTCTGATTCAGGTAAACGTCCGGGTGTACAGCCTGTGCTGCTGCGTGCCACTGTGGCATCAGCACAACAAACAGTACCCACAACAAGCCAATTTGCCGCATCCAGCCGGCTGCACTTCTACAGCTGTTATTTTTCAAAGGGGAGGCACAACGCATGTTCATTGTAACTTGAGGGTATGGCTGTAAGACGGAGAGGTTTTTTGCCAGAGCGACACAGGCTGATCCGGTGCTTT containing:
- a CDS encoding DUF4956 domain-containing protein, producing MPDQVPSLEEFLATQSIQIPTWGFALNLILTAVLATLLARFYVRFGKSLSNRKQFSGNFILIAMTTMLIISIVKASLALSLGLVGALSIVRFRSAIKEPEELAYLFLVIGLGLGFGADQRVITLVAFAMILTILWISNRTRRQDAPANLYLTVSGNGQSSVPFRDLVNALQANCAALELKRLDEDKDQIEAAFSVSFNNMAQLEQAKASLYELNDSLHIALLNNTGLEGLH
- a CDS encoding polysaccharide deacetylase family protein, yielding MNMRCASPLKNNSCRSAAGWMRQIGLLWVLFVVLMPQWHAAAQAVHPDVYLNQTSPATFTRLDALREGEQPQIGLFYATGTARLNPLLTSTVDKSVRLWEHFLIGMDLPYVVLEDSSLARNLSAGIRLLIMPNAEVLSERDQDALRSYLQAGGGLIASGRVAFLDERGVLQNDRYFKEIFGAEPSIDLPDSLNGLLQTIKGGHPPTNGIAPGYQLNIKRPALGTAVIPLESTSMGPLVTYQRLDVRLIEQALEASTLLLRGMYGEGRFVWMGFNPQDVSLDEEQQAAYQGLVLNAMAHVARVPTLSVRRWPHGFTSAASFAVLPTLGYQPYTYRLGMDLVLNALEEAKVKGTYFIVTSQADDHPDVIDRAVAQGELALTSDTDAMLAKQPLDLQKNRVRLSKDKLGKLGGDVRGFYPPGGFYDPNTLRVMVDLELDYMLSDARTLNVPAFVRWEDELDYRDVVLDENEEVEEGNTTVDLAPIVSDQDEVVTLYPSLFSYALDDRSGLQGHEDIREQWRNKLEENFLNQHTAEGLFLFAFEPETMGLTQQRARVLESFARYVRTQNTWIATLGDLSSWWTARKNVIAAIDSVAHDGYAITLHNLGEETVEGLSLDFAFDAGAHRILEVEADNLDVWSKRDPATLLVVVDALPPGQHQIRLVDPSIASENDVE